In Cyclopterus lumpus isolate fCycLum1 chromosome 13, fCycLum1.pri, whole genome shotgun sequence, the genomic window GTTTGTCAAAAAAGATGATTTATAGAGGTTATGAAGGAAGTAATTGTATTTCTGATCAGGACATGAAGGTTATAAATAGTTTCAGCTATGAGAAATGTTTGCTCAATCTTTTAGAAATCGCCGAGCCTCATCCTTCCAATTTTGTGCAGGCTGAGACAACAACAATGGGTCCGAAGCAGTGAGAAAATTAataatctgttttttaaaatgtttcccttgcattgtgtttttggataataataatggatttgttcctttttatattTGCTCTTGTCTGCACCAGTCTCTTACCGACACGTGTATCAAGGCTGTCCTTTTTAAGTGGCGAGAGTTAGTTATAATATCAGTTATAATATCATTTTGATATTATTACAACCTTTTGCTGCAATAAGGAGGCCATCGAAAATGTAGGTTAGcattgttttattcttgatGATCAGCCTCTGTGTCACGGAAATTGACAGCTTCAGGAGATTTTACAAGCCCTTAAAAATAAGAGTTTTCCCTTTATTCATCCTCAGGTCTCTCACAACTGTATTTGAATCCCTCACAGACCAGAAGCATGCATGTTCACGTCATGTTCAGACTCCTTATCAACCTAGATGCTAGTGTTTTaacttctttgttttctttacaaacAGGACTCAAACTGTATCTTGGCCATAGTCAAGTCAGTGAAGCACATAAATCTTTTCACTAAGTTGAGTAAAGCAAACTAGTTCCACCACTGATTTAAACTGACACTTCCTGTCATGAGTGGGATAGTACATCTCCTGTGTCCTGAAGGTGACactaaacaaaaaatacaaatgcgGTGCGCTCtcacatgtgcgtgtgtgtgcgtgtgtgtgtgtgcgtctgtgtgtgtgtgtgtgtttgagagagggAAAGCTGTTGAGTTCGCAgcgagaaccagagggaggttGTGGGAGTTTGGAGCCATGTGTGCGAGGAGAATCAATTTAAACACAATCAAAAGTTAAGGGGGATTAAAGCTACTGTGATGAGATAGCACACTCAAAATGGTTTAAAATAGCTGCAGAGATTACACTAATGTAATCCAATTTAAAGGAGCCTTCCCcaaatatttattattgaagCACCATCTGTTTGAAGCCTGTAGGGTCAGTCAAATAGGCGGTTTTACACCAACAAGGCTATTTTGTTGTCCTACATTCCTCCCCGTCCTGTCTGTCAAAAAGTCAGGAAATAACCccaatttatttaaatctttgTTCATGTCTGTCCTCATTTGAAATCAACAAATCTGGAACACTTGTTCTTCACTTGTTAAAATCCTTAATAAAAGTAAAACTGAAGGTCGTCCAGATACCATCAAGACTAGTGAACGATTATAATGAGGACAAGAAATCTGACgcttaaataatgtattattatgttGTCTGTTTTTTCACAGCTAGGCATTTATGAGGTCATTTTAAGACTTTGTTGTCGCTTCTCTGACACAGATCCCAGCTCGGCACAGACGAAACATGCTGTAGAGATCAGACGAGCAAGAACAGGATTGGTCGATATCACAATATATGAGACTATGGACATTTTTTAGTCTGTTATTTCAGTAATTCAGTTTTATACTTTCCACCCAGCTACAACACCCCCATTGCACACACATCCACCTCAGCATCCACGGAAAGGCTCTGAAGCTACATCCGCACTAATACGTTTCTGTTTAAAACCGGTGTATTAAAAGTATTTCTAAATGATTTACATCCATACTAGCACATCTGGGCATACCTTCATCCTATAGGGAGAAGAATCCCCGCTATCACATATGATAATAAATAAGAGAGGTAGGTAGAGGTATAAAAAGGTATTATAACATGAGACATATTCTGCAACTTTAAGGTTGAGACTTTTACGGCATCACTTGGACACTGAAAGGTGCATCCAGCCGCTGTtgagacctttgaccttttagaGCCTGTTTATGTAGATTATTTTAGCGACAGGCCCACCCTGTTGTATTGATGGGGAAAAGTGGAGGGGCAGAGGTGTAAATGGAGGGTAAATCTGAGCCTCAGCTAAAGCTTAAGCTCCAGTGAGGGACTTGCATGAGAGCGCGAGTGAGACATGGGTGGAAGCAGAGATTACTCGGGGAGATAGAGTGGGGCTGGTTAAAGAGGATCAGTTTATCTTCACACAGGCTCCCCGAGGGCACTGAGAGAGGGACTGACTTTTTATCCTTCATTCGATCACAACACGGCAGAATTAGATTGCCTTGTTAGACATGCAAACCCCATGTATTTCAGCAATAAACTAGACACCAGTTTATATTTGGATACACCTGCCCAGCCTGGTTTTCAAAATCTCATTGACATGGTCAACCTGTGTTGCTTCAGTTCACACTTAATTTATTTCTTAGTTGAGTCATATATTCAGAGATTATTGGCGATAAGAAGAATTCCACTGTGCTTTTGATCTGTTTTTACATATGAATGGGCTGCCCCCTATGGGTGACTCACGGCACCACAGCAAAGTTACATTTGATCTCTTAATTGTGCCCCAGCTCTAGACATGCATCCCCAAGGTTGACTCTTTTCTTTGATTAGTCTTTGCAGGTCTGAGCGCGTCCGGCAGTCCTGACGTTTTAATTGCTGTTGCAGCTGAGACTAAGCCAATATCTCATAGCCAGGATGCCTgcgggaaagaaaaacaaaacaaaataaaaaaacactgtttattttaaagagaAGAATCCAATTAGCAGCAATAAAGCGTGGCCAGGCTGAACGATCGCCTTTGGCAAAATGTAATTAGGACAGTTTACTGAGGCTACATATCATATCTGCATCCCATTTATTGGCAacttttcttgattttcttatttatttaaggaTTTAAATTGACTTCATACCCATATCCACATCTTAAACCGCCTCTATCTGTCTATGTctgcagccaaacacacacacacacacacacacacacacacacacacacacacacacacacacaaacacacatcccaGATGGAGACAGCCAGGGATTAGTGAAGATTTTCCTTCatttaataaacaaatgaatgacacAGTTTTGAGGATAAACCCGCTCAAAGAAGCACAAGAATAGTCTGGAGTGAGAAGACTACAGGGCATTAGCCGACTTCATCATGGAATATCATTCACATGAAAAAGTCTCATCAACCTACAGAAAAACCTGATCCTTTCTGATTGTGTCTCCGGTGCACAATGTATATTAATCGGCAACAATTGCAGCCTCGTCCCGAACATGGCCTTTTTCTCTGTGATATTACATAATAGTTACAGTGGACTCATTACGGAAACACAGCAATCACAATAACTGCTGGAGATGAAATCGGAGCACTAACAGGATTTGTGAGGCAAAAACTATGTTTCAAATGGCTGCTATGTATAATGCATGACAAACAGACTGATGTAAGGACTGCAGGAACGACGGTGATGATAAAGATATTAATCTCATGCATGCATGTCCCATGTATGTCTTTACTGCTCGACAGTGACATGAGGGAATGCTGGATATGAAGACATGTTTTATGATTAACTGGGATGATTAAAAAGATTTGATTTGCATTAATGTCTCACAGGGTTGGACATCTTATCATGTGTAGATGATAAAAGCATTGCCATGGATTTTgacagtccaccactttgatccATATATCTGATGAAACCACAGAGATTCATATCCCATTCAGGAAGAGTTGTAATATTTGTgttgatcctctgacttttttttagGTTTCATGCTAATGAAACCTATTATTCAAGCTCGTCTGGCGTTGCATGACATGAATGATTAAATATAAAGCAAAGTGGTCTGCTAATCTTCATTTATTGAATGTAAATGCTGTTGCCATGATGATGGCGATGGCGGTGACAGCAGCGCTGATGGCTGAAGTGACCATGTGTCAGATCATATCCATGTCCCGCTGAACTCTTTTGCTCACGTGAGGTGAGAGGATTTAGCCTGGGATTGTTTAGGGATTAGTGAGACAGATTTACCAGATTCAGAAATGAAGGGACAGGCGCACCGCAGCAGCGGGGTCACATTGTCCCGGGAGGAATAAGAAAGCACTGCAGCAAAGCTATCGGTCAAAGAACAAGTCTTTCTCTTGTGCTTTCTGCCCTAAAatcccacacacatgcacacttttcTACTCTCCACATGTACACCCCCAGCCCTCCAGCCCAGCCCCACATCCAATCGCCTAATTCTCCTGCCGCTACATGCTGTCAGTGTGGAAAAGAAGGTAGGCGTGCCTGGCTGAACAGATGTGGAGATTTCAGCTGCCTCGCTGTCTATGGATCATAttgctccctctctttctctgtgtattCTCCTAAATATCTCCCCTCTCCATCCATTTGCGCCGCATGAGGGACACTTCTCACTGTGTTTTCTGCCGTTTTACAACACTTAGTGGCAAGAATACTATTTTCCTTGCCTGACTTTTTTTCACCAATCAAACTGGAGACACAAGTGGACACCAACTGCGGGGATCAGTTGATCCAGCTTCAACTGTCCGGTTCGGGTGATTGGACTCCCTGTGAGTTGGACatcctgcttttgttttcttttaatatctTATCGTCTTCAATTCATTCCTTCCTTTTTTGTTCATGTTGCCAATACCTAAATGACCCTTGCTTTACTTTTTATTCTTAAGATTAgctgaatatgttttttgtggtttgtgtgttgAGCTTTATTCGTGTGAAAACTAATGGAAACTGAAGTCACTTTGTAAACGTAATGTTACATGGAGACCAGTATAGTTTCAGAATACAATACTGTAAAGCCCAATGGTCAATGTTTGTATAAGGTCAGTGCTACATGTGGAGAGACCTGCACTGAAAACCATGTTTGCTCTCTTGGTAATGTTCCCTTCTTTGGATATACAGAATGATAAGGTCACGAAACTTCTACGTCCTCTGCAGCTAAATAAACCATTTATTACCTTATTGGATTATCTGTAAAACGTATTTGATATAAAGCTGTACTTTATAAGATGATCATCTAATTCAaattcaactttatttaaatttcaACTGAAGCACATGTCTTGAGTCTGCTTTTGCCGGCTTCCATATTATGATGTCATAAGTTTGCCCTCCTTGGTTCGGGTCGCTGAATGTCAAGATGTCAAAGGGGAAGTCAGGGCATCAGCTGATCCTGAGGTTGGTGATTATAACTGTGTAGATCGTCTGATGTCACTTAGGCATTTCATTTGGGTTATTTGTTATTCCTTATATGTTTCTTCTGTCTGATCAGTTTTGAACAAATGTACACATTCCAACAAAGACATCTACAGCCACCAGAGTCAACTTCCATGtcatttattctctttgtttagcaatatttaatttgattagattttgaaaacaaatacacataacACACCTGAGCAttagctgcttttctttgttttatatcCTTGAAAACTGATTACCTTTTGGTTTTTGACTGTTGGTAGGACAAAACGAGATCTTTGAAGACGTCATATTTGACTTTAGGAAAAGGAAGTGgacatttttcactattttctgacattatttattgagaaaataatcctCAGCAATATTAAATTGGAGACATGGGAGCTGGGaatgcaaagacaaaaaaatacaacaaaccaTAAATATCACataacgcacacaaacatgtctgCTTGACAAAGGACGACAAAGGATGACCTTAATGATTAACCGTTTcctgtgttgttgttccagGTGACACCAAGGAGGTGGAGATCcccagaggagagatggaggtggTCAAGGGCCAGATGGTGGTGTTACATGCCTGGTACAGCCCCAACTCAGACATTTCCAAAAACTCTGTCATTTGGCACTTCACGGGAAAAGAAATCAAGCAGGTGGGAAGGTCAAACCATCAGTCTGCAATGACCTGATGTGTATCTGACCCCGCTCTGACCTCTGTGGAGGAAAGAAGGGATTAATATAAAGAACAGCGTGTTTGCGGATCCTACTACTACTTTAGTAGAAGTCTTATACcttcaaataaagaaatatgacGGTTGAAACAATGAAAGGACAACTATTTTGAGAATTGTTTGACCATTTAGGATTTCTCTAGTTTAGCTTTACCAATGTGAAGATCTGCTTTCCTgtcatttaaaattaaaatatcttTGAGTTTAAACTATTAGTATGATTTTTCATCTGACATTTTTCCAGATagattaattgagaaaataactTATTGCAGCCTTGCAAATAATAGTAAACTTATTTAAGTTACCGTTTATGTActatattaataaaacaaatgtgtttcagGAATTCTTATTAATGAACAAGACCAGGTACTACTAGGCCTCTGACACGTTTGTGATTTACATGATATGAAAAGAACCTTTTTTGTACTGCCTGACATATCCAGTATGTATGCTGATGAACCCATCTAGTAATATGTAAAAGGATCTGTAGAGATTAGAATTATTGCTGCTGTCTAATTCATAGTGGAAGGAAAGACAGAAGGAAAGGAAGCCACTAATGGCGTTTCATCTctttttactgcatttcttaAACGTGACACGAATTGCTGGTGAAACTGTACATAGTTGCACATactatgtgggggggggggtctttgcATGATTAAAATAATCTAAACAATTTCAGTGTCTGACGCCTGCAAGCTTATCTCAAACTGAAAATCTGCCTAAAATTCAACATCCACCATCTGTACATGTCAGAATTATCTTCATGAAGGACGTTGATTTATGTTATATGGTTAATCTGCACATCTTAATATGGCCACAGccaaacaaatattataatataatatatatatatatatatatatatatatatatatatatatatatatatatatatataattcactCAAATGAGAAAAACGTCTTTCTCGTACCTTTTTAAGAATGTGATGTATTTCATAAAAAGTCTCAGACTCATAAATGTTGCTCTAATTCTGAGTATTACTAATTAACAGGGCAATGATGCTATGTCCAGTGTTGCCATTggatctgtttttttctgttcaggTAATAAACTTTAGCAACGGTAAAGTCGGGCGCGGTCAGAACGAGTTCACCAAAAGAGTGGGCTTCAGTGCGGCCATGCCCTCAGCCAACCTCTCCATCTACATCAACAACACCCAGGAGTCGGACTCTGGGCGCTACTTATGCTCTGTCATCATCCCTGGCAGTGCTGGCATTTCTGGACATATGCACTTAAATGTCAAAGGTAATAGACCACATCGTCAGAGGAACTTCAAAGGTCAGATTTAATCAGAGCGCTCTGTGACACAGCTCACTCAATTCCCTGGATTGGGAAATTCAGGCAAAGTAAATACATTGAAGGATTTCAGATCAGACCAGTCTGTTAAATATCATGCATTTATGAAAGTAAGCAATGTCCAAATATTATTCATCTGCTGTTTAGGGATTCACTTGGCTAAGTCATTACGTCATCATCCAGCAGCAGATGGAAACAATGTGGGATCAAAactgtttcttatttttatgCAATATGGCTGCTGCCCCCAAAAAAATCTCCACATTGTTTGCTGTGGATTAAAGCCTTACGTACAAGTTAATTATAAGCTCATAGATTTAGTGTTCTTATCTTAACActacgtctgtctgtctctctctctacagtccctccttctcccccagTGTGCACCATGACAGGAAACCCAGTGGTGAAGGGCAATGTGACTCTGAGTTGTATGTCCAGTCATGGAAAACCCATCCCTCACTACAAATGGACCAAGGCTGCACCCATGACTGAGGTCTTCTTCGCCCCAATGCAGAGTGAGTATTTTCTCAGCACATAACCAGGAAGTTTACTCTTATACTTCAATGGCCATTTCaaccaaaatacaaaaaatatatattataacatccCTGCTGTCACCCAGATATGATCGAGGGTTGTGATGCTTGAGGCATTAACAAATGTAATTTTACaacttttcttactttttttctctcatagAAATAGTCCTGACAAAAAGTGCTCATTTAAATCCCCTCATTACCGCAGCATCACAGCAATTAAGCTTAACGAGCAGCAAGCTGTGGCGTAGGGAGCGATTCCAGTTTTTCCCCCTGGGCTTTGACTATCAGACTAAATGCAGATTCCTTAGACCACAGGAACTACTTAAGACTTACTTTTACTTCCTCTGCAGGAAAGCACCAATTTATTGATAATTTGTTATATTCTAGATTCATATGAATGCGTACTTTTgaattttcatttgttttttgggcGGGTTAAATAACGCTTGCACACAACTGCGGCAAATCTTACACTGGCTCATTGTGTCACGTTCAGGCATGATTGTTAGTCCCATTTTTCCCCATTAAATTGGGTCGTTTTGGAGAGAAAAGGCAGTGAGAGCAACATTTGTCTTAAATCAGGTTATCGCCAGCCAGCCTCATGTCCTTAACGTGGACGTTTGTCAAACAGAAGTACAAATGATAGAGAGATTATCTGTGAGCCTGTTTATGTGCAGGTCCAAATGCCATGCACCTTCCTGCTGTCCTTAAAACCTTAAATGCAGATGATGCTAAATCCTTGTTGTCTGGACACATTCTTGATCATAAGTCCCAGACGTAGCAGTGGGCTTTCCTGGTGGATACTCCAGATGATCCTTGGTCATGCTATGCCACTCAAACCATAGCATGCTCCTCTCAGAGTGTGCATGCTGTGCACCTGTATGCTTCCATAGTTATCTGCGTTCTTTGGGAGATGTTTGTTTCCAGATGACGCTGCAAAGAGAGCACCATCTGTTTCTGAACAACGGGACTTAGCCTGATTGATTGAGTATTGACTTAACTGCTTTGATCTTTGACCCTTATCTCTTTATGGCAGAAAAGTCCTCAGACTCAAAACATGAAAACTACTCCCTCTGATTGTTTTTGTAAAGCAGCATGCACACTCACGCCTGCATCACATGTGCATCTTCACCCTCCTACATGCCATCGACACTTGAATTCAAACCCATCTTTTTATCCGCCCATGCTGATGTATGCTCTCTCTGACTCTCCATGACTCTCATCTCTTTCAGCaatctctcttctccctctctctgttttccctCTCTGCTGATCCTCTCTCGGCACTCCTCATTTCCTGTTGGTGCCTAATCTAACAAGCCCCATGTCATTACTTGATCAACCCCTCTAAGAGGCATAAGTTGGATTTGGGACTTGACTCTACCCCCTCTCCATCCGTGTGTGCCACTCCTTCCCTACCTCTCATTAAtgctcactcactctctctttgCCGTCTTTCCTTCTGCAAAAAGAATGGAGAGCCTGTCCCCAGCCCATGCTTGTCCTTGGGTTCATGGGTAAGGGTTTTCACTCACACATTTTCCACTTATTTCCCTTAACTCCCATCCCACCTCTTGCCTGTAACATCCCGAGGTGTCAACGTGTCACTCCTCAAATCACAGCCATTAGGCTAGAGACAGAAATCAAATACACTCAATTTGTATGAATGCTTATAGGATACAATTTCAGAAAATATTTAGAttatcaaaaaagaaaaaaagcttagCATACATAGTGACACACCAGGTAATCATTGTCACATCTTAAACATGTACAATCTCCTTGCACATTAATTGAGTAAAGAATGTGGATGTTAAAACTCTCAAGGAATAGCAGTAGTTTACCCTCACTGTGATCTTGAACAGCAGTTTCATATTGGAAAGAAAATCCTTAATATATCCATAATGAGAATAATATGAGACTtgaatatatttctattttgtaAAAGAAggtttgaatttgttttttttaatatttgtggtatgtgtgttgtgttagaTTTAGTTGTCGTCCCATTCAGTCAGGCATAATAAGATTATAAAAGTAAGAGTCCATTGTCGGGCTGAAATGATTAGGAATAATTCAAAGTAATAGACTaatttcttgctgagagttaacTGGTTATATTAGAATATCAATCAACTTAAACTGGTACTGCATTCGTTTTCTGCGGCGTCCTttctgtttatgtttgtgttctttTACATTAATGGTGAAAACTAATCCACTGCAGCTCGGACATTGGATGTCATGTGAGGCAATTACACCACGAGCTGCATGTGCGTTGATCACGTGTCGTGTGTCGGGCTTAAACAACCGCTGCTCGTGACCTTGAAGTGGCGGCGGCGCAATATGAGTAACTCCTCTGTCGTGATATGAGGTCGCACCTTCTGTAATGTCAGATCGGCCACTGGGATCTTAACTCTGCGCGGCCTTGAACACACTCCAAGCTCCGAGTCAGCTGTTTTTTGTCCAGCTGCTCATCTGTCACAATTGGGTTTGGTTCTTCACAGCTGGTTTTCAAGCCAGGGGATTAACTAATCAGAGAGGGATAAGTGCATATCACTCTCATCTGCCACTGTTTTATTTGGCACCCacttttgttttgatttctgaagcattattttaatattgtggTCAAAACGTTAACAAAGTGATGATCTGTTCATGAATTCACCCGACACCCAAACTCTGGGAGGAAGGAGGCTGTTTGGACACAATGATTGTTAAGGATGTTCTTGCATTAAAATGTTGCTTACTGGCACGATGTGAACTTTGACTTCTCGCCTGGGATGATTTCAATGATTGACTCGGTGTGTGCCAGACGTGCATGAACACTCCTAAGACACCGACCCATCCAAACAACACTTACGAATGGTGATCGCACAACACAGCCGCACACCCACCCTCATTTCCTCACATTCCCCACgaaagcaaaaaaacacatcacaggaAGGCATGACATCTGAGATTGGATTTCAGAGGATTTGTTGTGATAAGTCCCTCATGAAGCTTGTTTATTTCCTGCACCAACACAGCATTTTAATGCTAAGAGGAACAGATTGTGTTGAATGGAAATACCCGGTTGAGACAGAAGCGCACACACTTACTGCTGTGCCATAACCTTGGAGTGAGAAGATATTACAACTAAAACTGCTGACAAACATTATTATGTAGCAGAATCCTCTGCCGCACGATTGCACCCGTCCCAAACTGTAAACTGTAGATACCGGATATGGGCCAATAGTGGATTAAATTCTGGATTATGAGTAGTAACTAATGATTCAACTTCCTCATAATATGTTGCACACATTGATGGTATACTGATTCAGATGACTCTATTAAACACGATACATAATTATATctgtaaatgaaaaatataatttttcaaTAAGTAGGAattagtgtatttatttattgcattatgTCACAGCCCGGCTCTTAGACTGGGACAAAAAAACAGGAGACACACAAGTATACTcacaaatatattcatttattaaccACAAAAGGATAAAAACAAGTCAAACCAATAGACGGGAGGAATCAGAACGTGTTTGAGTGTAAATGTGCTGCAACAAGAGAAGGAACCAGCAGCGACCACATGGAGCTGTGTGGCGAGAGGAGATCTGCCCACTAAGGAAGCTGCATGAGGCCCGCCAGGGCCAGGTGTGGCCCAGGTGTGGCCCATAGCACCGGTTACTCTCCAAAAGGTCTGAGAGCCTGATGACAGGAGAGCAAACCAAGCTCACCAAGCAGAGGGGTCGTCGCCATTAGAAAGCTTGTGTATTAGTTCATGTTTTTAACGAACACGGCAACATGCAGACATACATAAGTAAATATGTTAATCCCACACACCCAAAACACTAGCTGAactctcagaaagaaaaaaccttTAAGTTATTTGATTTGCCAAGGTATTTATGTTAAATGATGGtactatgttttcattttatatacAATATCTATGAGAGGTTTTCATAAGgatataaaatgtacagtgcACTCCTGCTGTAAAGTTGTTTGTTACTTTTGCTAAATAGTTCCCTAGTGTGTAATAGTGTGGTGTAGTCGACTTGTGATCTTCTAGTTTTATCAAGCCCTCTTGCACAGATGACTTGTGTGTAACTGAGCGGTTGTTTTGCAGATGAGCGACACGGCACCCTGAGGCTGAGCAACCTCACTAAAAGCATGTCGGGGAAGTACATATGCCGAGCCAGCAACACCGCCGGCTCCGACAGCTGCTCCATTAACCTGGAGGTTATCACCTGTAAGCACACAGTATTTATACTCCGCTACACACGCCAGTGTATTCACCACGGCTGTGACTGCCATGAGGCGTTAATCCTGATCTGTGATGCGTCTCCCAGCTTCCAATGCAGGCATGATTGCAGCAGCTACACTGGGGTCGATAGTGGGACTGGTGGCCATGGGGCTCTTCCTCATATTCAtactgaggaggagaagggacactgaggaggagatggccaATGAGATCAAGTGAGAGTTTAACTACACACTGTAGGGTGggcactttattaggtacacctgaACAATCTAATGCAATTTAATACTAACCGTTACCTGATTTATTAGGTTAGCTTTTGGTGACATTGAGATGTGTAAATTCACTTCATGGTTAAAGGTGTTGTTGTACTGGACTTCATTATACTGAGGTtgtttatatttacaaacaagAGGGGGGCAACATATTAGAAACGCCTCTGAATCTAATGCAGTGAgtacaacaccaccaccagctaTGACCTCAATGCTAAAACATCATTTAATTGACACATGTATGACGGTGTCAACAAAACCTGATCGTAAAAGTACTTTAAGGCACAGAGATCTATTGCATTAGGTC contains:
- the esamb gene encoding endothelial cell-selective adhesion molecule translates to METKTRLRATMMLLWMFQGDTKEVEIPRGEMEVVKGQMVVLHAWYSPNSDISKNSVIWHFTGKEIKQVINFSNGKVGRGQNEFTKRVGFSAAMPSANLSIYINNTQESDSGRYLCSVIIPGSAGISGHMHLNVKVPPSPPVCTMTGNPVVKGNVTLSCMSSHGKPIPHYKWTKAAPMTEVFFAPMQNERHGTLRLSNLTKSMSGKYICRASNTAGSDSCSINLEVITSSNAGMIAAATLGSIVGLVAMGLFLIFILRRRRDTEEEMANEIKEDAQAPKRVSWAKSNTGSDIISKNDTLSSIATSPRPRDPLQPNFHYPYSPTSASDTGSVINAYQLRPGEAGTLQGLPGYNVGGTPSRKHKRPPSTNGAPPQLQRSPVVAIPNRTEAQPQVPPPLTVSPQISCSTLTRMGAVAVMVPAQSQAGSLV